From Streptomyces sp. TLI_235, a single genomic window includes:
- a CDS encoding small secreted domain DUF320 codes for MKDIRRALALAGAAGALVLGTAGVANADASAVGTATDSPGLLSGNVVQVPIHIPVNVCGNSINLIGLLNPTSGNACTNS; via the coding sequence GTGAAGGACATCCGCAGGGCTCTCGCGCTGGCCGGCGCCGCCGGTGCTCTCGTGCTCGGCACCGCCGGTGTGGCCAACGCAGACGCGAGCGCCGTCGGCACGGCCACCGACTCCCCGGGCCTGCTGTCCGGCAACGTGGTTCAGGTCCCGATCCACATTCCCGTCAACGTCTGCGGGAACAGCATCAACCTGATCGGCCTGCTGAACCCGACGTCCGGCAACGCCTGCACCAACAGCTGA